From Streptomyces durmitorensis, a single genomic window includes:
- a CDS encoding bifunctional phosphatase PAP2/diacylglycerol kinase family protein: protein MSDLPRPHIRRLFGATDRLAFHRVAARSWPAAQPVLPRLSRSADHGLLWFGIAAGMWAFGGARGRRAAVRGVASLALASGTVNTLGKSAVRRSRPVLDAVPVIRHLSSQPITSSFPSGHSASAAAFATGVALESRGLGAAVAPVAASVAFSRVYTGVHYPSDVLVGAALGVGAAYAVRGMVPSRAQMPPPARPRTDAPALPDGEGLVVVVNPSSGAQPQLMDPVRQLKTALPRAEVVLYEEDAGPLPKVLEEAARDAARRGGVFGVCGGDGTVNAAVTPALRHDVPLMVLPGGTFNHFAADLGVDTVADACAALAEGSAVRADVGRIKSLAGTGPDGRTHTEPVYFLNTFSLGAYPELVRIREEWSPKVGGPPAALLGVAQILHTGQPLRAVVNGKARSMWLLFAGNGAYRSAGIAPVRRHDLADGVLDVRIAHGGHFARTRLLVAALAGQLAKTRLYASAKAQRLVISGLPEDTQMAYDGELAPAPSALLLDKLPEALTVYRPSSD, encoded by the coding sequence ATGAGTGATCTTCCGCGACCGCACATCCGCAGACTGTTCGGGGCCACCGACCGGTTGGCGTTCCACCGCGTGGCCGCCCGCTCCTGGCCGGCGGCGCAGCCCGTCCTGCCACGGCTGAGCCGCAGCGCCGACCACGGGCTGCTGTGGTTCGGCATCGCCGCGGGGATGTGGGCGTTCGGCGGTGCGCGCGGCAGGCGTGCCGCGGTGCGCGGCGTCGCCTCCCTGGCTCTCGCCTCGGGCACGGTGAACACCCTGGGCAAGAGTGCGGTGCGCCGCTCGCGGCCCGTACTCGACGCGGTGCCGGTGATAAGGCACCTCTCCAGCCAGCCGATCACCAGCTCCTTCCCCTCCGGGCACTCGGCATCGGCGGCGGCCTTCGCCACGGGTGTGGCGCTGGAGTCACGGGGCCTTGGCGCGGCCGTGGCCCCGGTCGCCGCGTCGGTGGCCTTCTCCCGCGTCTACACCGGCGTGCACTACCCCAGTGACGTCCTGGTCGGCGCGGCCCTCGGCGTGGGCGCCGCCTACGCGGTGCGCGGCATGGTGCCCTCCAGGGCGCAGATGCCGCCGCCCGCGCGGCCCCGGACGGACGCGCCCGCGCTGCCGGACGGCGAGGGCCTCGTCGTGGTGGTCAACCCCTCCTCCGGCGCCCAGCCGCAACTCATGGACCCCGTCCGGCAGTTGAAGACGGCCCTGCCCCGTGCGGAGGTCGTCCTGTACGAGGAGGACGCGGGGCCGCTGCCCAAGGTCCTGGAGGAAGCGGCCAGGGACGCGGCCCGGCGCGGCGGGGTCTTCGGCGTGTGCGGGGGAGACGGCACGGTGAACGCCGCCGTGACACCGGCCCTGCGCCACGACGTGCCCCTGATGGTGCTGCCCGGCGGAACGTTCAACCACTTCGCCGCGGACCTGGGCGTCGACACGGTCGCGGACGCCTGCGCCGCCCTCGCCGAGGGCAGCGCCGTACGGGCCGACGTCGGCCGGATCAAGTCCCTGGCCGGGACCGGGCCCGACGGCCGGACGCACACCGAGCCGGTGTACTTCCTGAACACGTTCAGCCTCGGCGCCTACCCGGAGCTCGTACGCATCAGGGAGGAATGGTCCCCGAAGGTCGGCGGTCCGCCCGCCGCGCTGCTCGGCGTCGCCCAGATCCTGCACACTGGACAGCCGCTGCGCGCGGTGGTGAACGGCAAGGCCCGCTCGATGTGGCTGCTCTTCGCGGGCAACGGCGCCTACCGCAGCGCAGGCATCGCCCCGGTGCGCCGGCACGACCTCGCCGACGGCGTGCTCGACGTCCGCATCGCGCACGGCGGGCACTTCGCGCGCACCCGCCTCCTTGTCGCGGCGCTGGCCGGGCAGCTGGCCAAGACCCGCCTGTACGCGTCCGCCAAGGCCCAGCGCCTGGTCATCTCCGGTCTGCCCGAGGACACACAAATGGCGTACGACGGCGAACTCGCCCCCGCGCCCTCCGCGCTGCTCCTCGACAAGCTCCCCGAAGCGCTCACCGTGTACCGGCCGAGCTCCGACTGA
- a CDS encoding M23 family metallopeptidase, protein MGYDIDSPREAGTTRRDVLSVAAVLLAGGAFTVAGPAPHAAAESEDDGGEGGCGAGYDEEFEEALAEADEAIPEDRALAPQGPPGRFALPLRRRFRVTARYGVRGNWLAGHHTGIDLAVPSGTPVHAVGAGTVVLARWSGAYGKAVTVRLRDGHYAVYAHLSRISVRQGARIGTGDRLGSSGATGRATGPHLHLEIRARRGYGSDVNPVSYLARRGARLL, encoded by the coding sequence ATGGGCTACGACATAGACAGCCCGCGTGAAGCGGGCACCACACGACGTGACGTACTGAGCGTCGCCGCGGTCCTCCTGGCCGGCGGCGCCTTCACGGTGGCGGGACCCGCGCCGCACGCCGCCGCGGAATCCGAGGATGACGGCGGTGAGGGCGGCTGCGGCGCCGGCTACGACGAGGAGTTCGAGGAAGCCCTCGCCGAGGCGGACGAGGCGATCCCCGAGGACCGCGCGCTCGCCCCCCAAGGACCTCCCGGCAGATTCGCGCTGCCGCTCCGCAGACGCTTCCGCGTCACCGCCCGGTACGGAGTACGGGGCAACTGGCTCGCCGGGCACCACACCGGCATCGACCTCGCCGTCCCCTCGGGGACCCCGGTGCACGCCGTCGGCGCGGGCACCGTGGTCCTGGCGCGCTGGTCGGGGGCGTACGGCAAGGCGGTGACGGTGCGGCTGCGGGACGGGCACTACGCCGTGTACGCGCACCTCTCCCGCATCTCCGTGCGCCAGGGGGCCCGCATCGGCACCGGCGACCGGCTCGGCAGCAGCGGGGCCACGGGGCGGGCCACCGGACCCCACCTCCACCTGGAGATCCGGGCCCGGCGCGGCTACGGATCGGACGTCAATCCGGTCAGCTACCTCGCGAGGCGAGGCGCCCGGCTGCTCTGA
- a CDS encoding SDR family oxidoreductase produces the protein MSGIAGKVVAITGASSGIGEATALLLAGRGAKVVLGARRPERLQALAARIEQTGGEAAWARTDVTRRADLTGLVELARERFGRLDVLVSNAGVGPISPLDDLRVEDWEQMIDVNLKGVLYGIAAALPVFREQGSGHFVNTVSTAGLRIVPLQSVYAATKNAVRTVSEGLRQEAGDSLRVTVVSPGFVRTEFADHMDPEVKARIRDSMDTVGLSPDAVARAIAFAVEQPDGVDVGDIVVRPTAQA, from the coding sequence ATGTCGGGAATCGCAGGCAAGGTCGTGGCCATCACCGGCGCCAGCAGCGGCATCGGCGAGGCGACCGCGCTGCTCCTCGCCGGGCGCGGCGCGAAGGTCGTCCTCGGGGCGCGCCGCCCCGAACGTCTCCAGGCGCTCGCCGCCCGCATCGAACAGACCGGAGGCGAAGCCGCATGGGCGCGCACGGACGTGACGCGGCGCGCGGATCTGACCGGCCTCGTCGAGCTGGCACGCGAGCGGTTCGGGCGGCTCGACGTCCTCGTCAGCAACGCCGGGGTCGGGCCCATCTCACCCCTCGACGACCTCCGCGTCGAGGACTGGGAGCAGATGATCGACGTGAACCTCAAGGGCGTCCTCTACGGGATCGCCGCCGCCCTGCCCGTCTTCCGCGAACAGGGCTCAGGACACTTCGTCAACACCGTCTCCACCGCCGGGCTGCGCATCGTTCCGCTCCAGTCGGTGTACGCCGCCACGAAGAACGCCGTCCGCACCGTCTCGGAGGGCCTGCGCCAGGAGGCGGGTGACAGTCTGCGCGTCACCGTCGTCTCCCCCGGCTTCGTACGGACGGAGTTCGCGGACCACATGGACCCCGAGGTGAAGGCCCGGATCCGCGACAGCATGGACACGGTCGGCCTCTCGCCGGACGCGGTGGCCCGCGCCATCGCCTTCGCCGTCGAGCAGCCGGACGGTGTCGACGTGGGCGACATCGTCGTCCGCCCCACCGCGCAGGCCTGA
- a CDS encoding TetR/AcrR family transcriptional regulator: MVREAGRPLRADAQRNRDKILAAAVRVFTEEGLDAHFERIAREAGVGTGTLYRNFPTREALIEAAYRNEVARLCDAVPDLLATMPPRDALHAWMRRFLDYVSAKLGMAEALRSVVASGVNPYGESREMIQAALTSLMDAGVAAGVIRSDIRPTDLFAALAGIALTSGEPEQREQAERLVDLTLDGLTPRDR, from the coding sequence ATGGTCCGAGAGGCAGGCCGCCCACTGAGGGCGGACGCGCAGCGCAACCGGGACAAGATCCTGGCCGCCGCGGTGCGGGTGTTCACCGAGGAGGGGCTCGACGCCCACTTCGAGCGCATCGCACGGGAGGCGGGCGTGGGCACGGGCACCCTCTACCGGAACTTCCCGACGCGGGAGGCGCTGATCGAGGCCGCCTACCGCAACGAAGTGGCCCGGCTGTGCGACGCGGTCCCCGACCTCCTGGCGACGATGCCGCCACGGGACGCCCTGCACGCGTGGATGCGCCGCTTCCTCGACTACGTGAGCGCCAAGCTCGGCATGGCCGAAGCGCTGCGGTCCGTCGTCGCCTCGGGGGTCAACCCCTATGGCGAGAGCCGCGAGATGATCCAGGCGGCCCTCACCTCGCTCATGGATGCGGGGGTCGCCGCCGGTGTCATCCGCTCCGACATCCGTCCGACCGACCTGTTCGCCGCGCTGGCCGGCATCGCGCTCACCTCGGGCGAGCCGGAGCAGCGGGAACAGGCCGAGCGCCTCGTCGACCTCACGCTGGACGGACTGACGCCCAGGGACCGGTGA
- a CDS encoding DoxX family protein — MPLAPRSPLLLAGLLAGAGVAHLAAPKPFDATIPRVLPGSPRTWTYASGAVELALAAGVALPRTRRTAALATAAFFVGVFPANVQMAVDWRRRPAPLRAAAIGRLPLQVPLVLWARNVAGNARS; from the coding sequence ATGCCGCTGGCGCCCCGTTCCCCCTTGCTCCTGGCCGGTCTGCTCGCCGGGGCCGGGGTCGCCCATCTCGCCGCCCCGAAGCCGTTCGACGCCACCATTCCGCGCGTCCTGCCCGGATCGCCGCGCACCTGGACGTACGCGAGCGGCGCGGTAGAGCTGGCTCTCGCGGCCGGAGTGGCGCTGCCCCGCACCCGGCGCACCGCGGCGCTCGCCACGGCGGCCTTCTTCGTGGGCGTGTTCCCCGCCAACGTACAAATGGCGGTGGACTGGCGGCGCCGCCCCGCCCCGCTCAGGGCCGCGGCGATCGGCCGCCTCCCGCTCCAGGTCCCGCTCGTGCTGTGGGCCAGGAACGTGGCGGGGAACGCCCGGTCCTAG
- a CDS encoding metallophosphoesterase: MCDDELIPPRADLTEKQWLRADAPLARDLADRWGPQALTLHRRTLLGGAAAGAALAVLPFGGRQATAAQGVAKFPFPDGPNQKGEFAVLVTGDAGTGGEEQLAVTEAARRVCRDEGISLAVGLGDNIYENGPESDHDSEFRTKFETPNTGIDVPWLMVLGNHDCSGLIPGSGGDPSRGDREVSYAASSPRWYMPSRYYNVTLPSSEGQGAGDDPVVEFFALDTNPVASTVAQISPHYRWDGPYMRAQRQWLDAALSASRARWKVVLGHHPYLNNGKHGSAGSYDGFVIGHYTSGIHLKELYEEVVCGRADLILSGHDHTLQVLEPTTRTAGTRQIVCGAAAKSGDGKAHFDHPAAWENFSDVGFMVLKVSERAMTVDTYTVDVPARTAHLAHTTTTSTAVAGRSSVG, from the coding sequence ATGTGCGATGACGAACTGATACCGCCCCGCGCGGACTTGACCGAGAAGCAGTGGCTGCGGGCCGACGCGCCGCTCGCCCGGGACCTCGCCGACAGGTGGGGGCCGCAGGCCCTCACGCTGCACCGGCGCACGCTGCTCGGCGGTGCGGCCGCCGGAGCCGCGCTCGCGGTCCTGCCGTTCGGCGGGCGGCAGGCCACGGCGGCGCAGGGCGTGGCGAAGTTCCCGTTCCCCGACGGGCCGAATCAGAAGGGGGAGTTCGCCGTCCTGGTGACCGGCGACGCCGGCACGGGCGGCGAGGAGCAGCTGGCCGTGACGGAGGCCGCCCGGCGGGTCTGCCGTGACGAGGGGATATCACTGGCCGTCGGCCTGGGCGACAACATCTACGAGAACGGGCCCGAGTCCGACCACGACTCCGAGTTCCGGACCAAGTTCGAGACCCCCAACACCGGCATCGACGTCCCCTGGCTGATGGTCCTCGGCAACCACGACTGCTCGGGCCTGATCCCGGGCAGCGGCGGCGACCCCTCGCGCGGGGACCGCGAGGTCTCGTACGCGGCCTCCTCACCGCGCTGGTACATGCCGAGCCGCTACTACAACGTCACGCTGCCGTCCTCCGAAGGCCAGGGCGCCGGTGACGACCCGGTGGTGGAGTTCTTCGCCCTCGACACCAACCCCGTCGCGTCGACCGTCGCCCAGATCTCGCCCCACTACCGGTGGGACGGCCCTTACATGCGCGCCCAGCGCCAGTGGCTCGACGCCGCGCTGTCCGCGTCCCGGGCCCGCTGGAAGGTGGTCCTCGGCCACCACCCCTACCTGAACAACGGGAAGCACGGCAGCGCCGGTTCGTACGACGGATTCGTCATCGGCCACTACACGAGCGGGATCCACCTCAAGGAGCTGTACGAGGAGGTGGTGTGCGGCAGGGCCGACCTGATCCTGTCCGGGCACGACCACACCCTCCAGGTTCTGGAGCCCACGACCCGCACGGCGGGCACCCGCCAGATCGTCTGCGGGGCGGCTGCCAAGTCCGGTGACGGAAAGGCCCACTTCGACCACCCCGCCGCCTGGGAGAACTTCTCCGACGTGGGCTTCATGGTGCTCAAGGTCTCCGAGCGGGCCATGACCGTGGACACCTACACGGTCGACGTCCCGGCACGGACCGCGCACCTGGCGCACACCACGACGACCTCCACCGCGGTCGCGGGCCGCAGCAGCGTGGGCTAG
- a CDS encoding LysR family transcriptional regulator translates to MELRHLSGFVAVAEELHFGRAADRLHIAQSPLSQQIKLLERDLGVKLFDRTTRTVRLTPAGQALLEPARRLLADASAVRRTVRAAHLGEVGRVSVGFAGASSYSALPLLTRAVNSQLPGIELVLEGQTYTGEALRRVADGTLDIGFVALPVRRGITARVVRMERLVLALPDSHPLAARPEVPVSELAGEPLVTFPLSRESAVREAMVQACHEAGFAPRIVQEAPDSYNMLALVGAGVGLAVVVESARNIHLEHVVFRPLAGDDVPVLPIALGWRTGNRSAALHAVLRVAEEVLPVPADAPDSAG, encoded by the coding sequence GTGGAGCTCAGACACCTGTCCGGATTTGTCGCCGTCGCCGAGGAACTGCACTTCGGCCGCGCCGCCGACCGCCTGCACATCGCCCAGTCGCCCCTGAGCCAGCAGATCAAGCTCCTGGAGCGCGACCTCGGGGTCAAGCTGTTCGACCGCACCACCCGCACCGTCCGCCTCACCCCCGCGGGCCAGGCGCTCCTGGAGCCCGCCCGGCGGCTGCTCGCCGACGCGTCGGCGGTGCGGCGCACGGTGCGGGCCGCGCATCTGGGCGAGGTCGGCCGCGTCAGCGTCGGCTTCGCCGGGGCCAGCAGCTACTCGGCGCTGCCGCTGCTCACCCGCGCCGTCAACTCCCAGCTCCCGGGCATCGAGCTGGTCCTTGAGGGCCAGACGTACACGGGCGAGGCACTGCGCAGGGTCGCCGATGGGACGCTCGACATCGGGTTCGTGGCGCTTCCCGTGCGGCGCGGCATCACGGCCCGCGTGGTGCGCATGGAGCGGCTCGTGCTCGCCCTGCCCGACAGCCATCCGCTGGCCGCGCGACCCGAGGTCCCGGTGAGCGAACTGGCCGGCGAGCCGCTCGTGACGTTCCCGCTGTCCCGCGAGTCCGCGGTGCGCGAGGCCATGGTGCAGGCCTGCCACGAGGCCGGGTTCGCGCCCCGGATCGTGCAGGAGGCGCCGGACTCGTACAACATGCTGGCCCTGGTGGGGGCGGGCGTGGGCCTCGCGGTGGTGGTGGAGTCGGCCCGCAACATCCATCTGGAGCACGTCGTGTTCCGGCCGCTCGCCGGGGACGACGTGCCGGTCCTTCCGATCGCGCTCGGCTGGCGCACCGGCAACCGGTCGGCGGCGCTGCACGCGGTGCTCCGGGTGGCCGAGGAGGTCCTGCCCGTACCCGCCGACGCCCCTGATTCTGCTGGATGA
- a CDS encoding MFS transporter codes for MQQDAPASGDPNGAPAPGAQEAPDPRLVREARRAGATAFVGTTIEWFDFYIYGSASALVLGKIFFAEASPAVGTLAAFATFWVGFLARPIGGLIFGHFGDKYGRKKALVTTLTMMGGATFCVGLLPGYAQIGAAAPVLLVLLRMIQGVAMGGEWGGAVLIATEYAPPGRKLLYGAFAQQGSPVGNLLATLAFLGMAQLPDAAFESWGWRVPFLFSAVLVAVGLFIRLRLAETPEMQAALARKKTIKLPIKEVLTRSPMLVFLGVLAGTAGVAITYVKTTFALS; via the coding sequence ATGCAGCAAGACGCCCCGGCTTCCGGGGACCCGAACGGTGCCCCGGCCCCGGGGGCACAGGAAGCCCCCGATCCACGACTCGTCCGCGAGGCGCGCCGCGCGGGCGCCACCGCGTTCGTCGGCACCACCATCGAATGGTTCGACTTCTACATCTACGGGTCCGCGTCGGCCCTGGTCCTCGGCAAGATCTTCTTCGCCGAGGCCTCACCCGCCGTGGGCACCCTCGCGGCCTTCGCCACCTTCTGGGTCGGCTTCCTCGCCCGCCCCATCGGCGGGCTGATATTCGGGCACTTCGGCGACAAGTACGGCCGCAAGAAGGCCCTGGTCACCACCCTGACGATGATGGGCGGCGCCACGTTCTGCGTGGGACTGCTCCCGGGGTACGCGCAGATCGGCGCCGCGGCGCCGGTCCTCCTCGTCCTGCTGCGCATGATCCAGGGCGTGGCGATGGGCGGCGAGTGGGGCGGAGCCGTCCTCATCGCCACCGAGTACGCCCCGCCGGGCCGCAAGCTCCTCTACGGCGCCTTCGCCCAGCAGGGCTCCCCGGTCGGCAACCTCCTGGCGACCCTCGCCTTCCTGGGTATGGCCCAACTCCCCGACGCCGCCTTCGAGTCGTGGGGCTGGCGCGTGCCGTTCCTGTTCTCCGCCGTCCTGGTCGCCGTCGGGCTCTTCATCCGGCTCAGGCTCGCGGAGACCCCCGAGATGCAGGCCGCGCTGGCCCGCAAGAAGACCATCAAGCTGCCCATCAAGGAAGTGCTCACGCGCTCCCCGATGCTCGTGTTCCTCGGCGTGCTCGCCGGCACGGCAGGCGTCGCGATCACCTACGTCAAGACGACCTTCGCGCTCTCCTAG
- a CDS encoding MFS transporter yields the protein MQVIVQPFGAVLATKWPVRKAVLWMLLPEFVLLPLMFVLVGTGDFWLAVLGMGLATFPHAMYYAALAGILARVFPVEVRYTGMSLSYQLCTTLFAGTAPIVSQYLLTTFHSIWPVVALGLGYTALTLAGVLPLLARTGDAADDTADVANSRTAQPA from the coding sequence GTGCAGGTCATCGTGCAGCCCTTCGGCGCCGTGCTCGCCACCAAGTGGCCCGTGCGCAAAGCCGTGTTGTGGATGCTCCTGCCGGAATTCGTCCTGCTGCCGCTGATGTTCGTCCTCGTCGGGACGGGTGACTTCTGGCTCGCCGTCCTCGGCATGGGCCTCGCGACCTTCCCGCACGCCATGTACTACGCCGCGCTCGCCGGGATCCTCGCCCGCGTATTCCCCGTCGAGGTCCGCTACACCGGCATGTCCCTCTCGTACCAGCTGTGCACGACCCTGTTCGCAGGGACCGCGCCGATCGTCTCGCAGTACCTGCTGACGACCTTCCACTCGATCTGGCCCGTCGTCGCCCTCGGCCTCGGCTACACCGCGCTCACCCTCGCCGGCGTGCTGCCCCTCCTCGCCCGCACCGGCGACGCGGCCGACGACACCGCCGACGTTGCCAACTCCCGTACCGCACAGCCCGCCTGA
- a CDS encoding acyl-CoA dehydrogenase family protein, translating to MSSPSPVNFADRDPALRPLLDRLLPADDRARVEPLLTELGELAAGDLDRQAALADAHPPRLIPYAPDGTRVDAIEYHPAHDRAAALAYECFGLAAMSHRPGVHGWPTKIPHTIKYALSYLYVQSEFGMACPLSMTDSAARILRLFDPERYAAEIAALSSTDPGLRATGAMFMTEQQGGTDVGLTRTLATDRGTHWTLTGKKWFASNPAADVILTLARVPGQGEGTRGLGMFLVPRLRPDGTRNAIRIDRLKDKLGSRSIASGEVTLEEAYATPVGQLTHGFRQMAEMLNVSRLSNAMRATALMRRAVRESVDHTRTRHVFGKPLFDQPLMRATLLPLILDTEAALGLVLEAAARLTAADDGDERAKALVRVLTPLAKHTLCKRARTVTGEAMEIRGGNGYIEDWVNPRLVRDAHLGSIWEGSSNVIALDVLRCMRRFGSHRILADTYGDRDPVRGRWELMRKQGDAILELPEEEQEMGVGRYADRLTRAVMATLLYDQADHEERTTGNGRALLVAHTYAALLDDPDALPRTALDHLAELAEGGQVPLATAKEAAAHAR from the coding sequence GTGTCCTCGCCGTCTCCCGTGAACTTCGCCGACCGCGATCCCGCCCTGCGCCCCCTGCTCGACCGCCTCCTGCCCGCCGACGACCGCGCCCGCGTCGAGCCCCTGCTCACGGAACTCGGCGAGCTGGCGGCGGGCGACCTCGACCGGCAGGCCGCCCTCGCCGACGCCCATCCGCCGCGCCTGATCCCGTACGCCCCGGACGGCACCCGTGTCGACGCGATCGAGTACCACCCGGCCCACGACCGCGCCGCCGCCCTCGCCTACGAATGCTTCGGCCTCGCCGCCATGTCCCACCGTCCCGGCGTCCACGGCTGGCCCACCAAGATCCCGCACACGATCAAGTACGCCCTCTCCTACCTCTACGTACAGTCCGAGTTCGGCATGGCCTGCCCGCTGTCGATGACCGACTCGGCCGCCCGCATCCTGCGCCTGTTCGACCCCGAGCGGTACGCGGCCGAGATCGCCGCGCTCTCCTCGACGGATCCCGGACTCCGGGCCACTGGCGCGATGTTCATGACGGAACAGCAGGGCGGAACCGATGTCGGCCTGACGCGGACCCTCGCCACCGACCGGGGCACGCACTGGACGCTCACCGGCAAGAAGTGGTTCGCGTCCAACCCCGCCGCCGACGTGATCCTCACCCTGGCCCGCGTCCCCGGACAGGGGGAGGGCACCCGGGGTCTCGGCATGTTCCTCGTCCCGCGCCTTCGCCCCGACGGCACCCGCAACGCCATCCGCATCGACCGCCTCAAGGACAAGCTCGGCTCGCGGTCCATCGCCAGCGGCGAGGTGACGCTGGAGGAGGCCTACGCGACCCCGGTCGGTCAACTCACCCACGGATTCCGGCAGATGGCCGAGATGCTGAACGTCTCCCGCCTGTCCAACGCCATGCGCGCCACGGCCCTGATGCGGCGCGCCGTCCGCGAGTCCGTCGACCACACCCGCACCCGTCACGTCTTCGGCAAGCCCCTCTTCGACCAGCCCCTGATGCGCGCCACGCTCCTGCCGCTGATCCTCGACACGGAGGCCGCACTCGGCCTCGTCCTGGAGGCGGCGGCCCGGCTCACGGCCGCCGACGACGGGGACGAGCGGGCCAAGGCACTGGTCCGCGTCCTCACGCCGCTGGCCAAGCACACCCTGTGCAAGCGCGCCCGCACCGTCACCGGCGAGGCCATGGAGATCCGAGGCGGCAACGGCTACATCGAGGACTGGGTCAACCCGCGGCTCGTGCGCGACGCCCACCTCGGATCCATCTGGGAGGGCTCATCTAACGTCATCGCGCTCGACGTGCTGCGCTGCATGCGCCGCTTCGGCTCCCACCGCATCCTCGCCGACACCTACGGGGACCGCGATCCGGTGCGTGGCCGCTGGGAGCTCATGCGCAAGCAGGGTGACGCCATTCTCGAACTCCCGGAAGAGGAACAGGAGATGGGCGTCGGTCGGTACGCCGACCGGCTCACGCGCGCCGTCATGGCGACGCTCCTGTACGACCAGGCCGACCACGAGGAGCGGACGACAGGCAACGGCCGCGCCCTCCTGGTCGCCCACACCTACGCGGCGCTCCTCGACGACCCGGACGCCCTGCCCCGCACCGCCCTGGACCACCTGGCCGAGCTGGCCGAGGGTGGGCAGGTCCCGCTCGCCACGGCCAAGGAGGCCGCCGCACATGCCCGCTGA
- a CDS encoding CaiB/BaiF CoA transferase family protein — MPAESRPASPETRPTPAEAARPASPLAGMKVVDLSKILAGPYVTMSLADLGADVIKVEHPEGGDPTRAWGPPFNGPEATYYLAANRNKRSVTLDLKSPEGQEAVHRMLADADVMVENFRPGSSLADAFDYRTLSERYPRLVLLHISAFGDTGPLRDEPGYDMVAQASAGLMSLTGEPDGPPVKAGYAMGDLGAALFGLIGVTSALVERERTGRGQYVTTSLYESQLALHINWATGYFATGERPTRLGSGHPSLVPYQAYPASDGHFVIAVGSDGLFCRLSESLGHPEWADDPRFATNRDRVTHRRALNAKLEAVLADETVAHWCALLKPRGVPVAPIRTLDEVYDCPQTEALGMVQKVDHPDVGPLQQVAFPVSFRGERPAVRTAPPTLGLHSRDVLAELGYDEADMDRLLGHP; from the coding sequence ATGCCCGCTGAGTCCCGCCCCGCATCCCCTGAGACCCGTCCCACGCCCGCTGAGGCCGCCCGCCCCGCATCCCCGCTGGCCGGAATGAAGGTCGTGGACCTCTCCAAGATCCTCGCCGGTCCCTACGTCACCATGTCCCTCGCCGACCTGGGCGCGGACGTCATCAAGGTCGAGCACCCCGAGGGCGGCGACCCGACCCGCGCCTGGGGCCCGCCCTTCAACGGCCCGGAGGCCACCTACTACTTGGCGGCCAACCGCAACAAGCGCTCGGTGACCCTGGACCTCAAGTCCCCCGAGGGTCAGGAGGCGGTCCACCGGATGCTCGCCGACGCGGACGTCATGGTGGAGAACTTCCGCCCCGGCAGCTCCCTCGCCGACGCCTTCGACTACCGCACCCTCAGCGAGCGCTACCCGCGCCTCGTCCTGCTCCACATCTCGGCGTTCGGCGACACGGGACCGCTGCGCGACGAGCCCGGATACGACATGGTCGCCCAGGCGAGCGCGGGCCTGATGTCCCTCACCGGTGAACCCGACGGACCGCCCGTCAAGGCCGGTTACGCGATGGGCGACCTCGGCGCCGCCCTCTTCGGGCTCATCGGCGTCACCTCGGCCCTCGTCGAGCGCGAACGCACCGGACGCGGCCAGTACGTCACGACCTCCCTGTACGAGTCCCAACTCGCCCTGCACATCAACTGGGCCACCGGCTATTTCGCCACCGGGGAACGGCCCACCCGTCTTGGCTCCGGGCATCCGAGCCTCGTCCCGTACCAGGCCTACCCGGCCTCCGACGGGCACTTCGTGATCGCCGTGGGCAGCGACGGCCTCTTCTGCCGCCTGAGCGAGTCACTCGGCCACCCGGAGTGGGCCGACGACCCGCGCTTCGCCACCAACCGCGATCGCGTCACCCACCGCAGGGCCCTCAACGCCAAGCTGGAGGCGGTCCTGGCCGACGAGACGGTGGCCCACTGGTGCGCCCTGCTCAAGCCGCGCGGTGTGCCCGTCGCGCCCATCCGCACCCTCGACGAGGTCTACGACTGCCCGCAGACCGAGGCGCTCGGCATGGTCCAGAAGGTCGACCACCCGGACGTGGGCCCGCTCCAGCAGGTCGCCTTCCCCGTCAGCTTCCGCGGCGAGCGCCCCGCCGTACGCACCGCCCCGCCCACCCTCGGCCTGCACAGCAGGGACGTACTCGCCGAACTCGGCTACGACGAAGCGGACATGGACCGTCTGCTCGGCCACCCGTAG